One genomic segment of Ascaphus truei isolate aAscTru1 unplaced genomic scaffold, aAscTru1.hap1 HAP1_SCAFFOLD_628, whole genome shotgun sequence includes these proteins:
- the LOC142485735 gene encoding histone H2A type 1-like: MSGRGKQGGKTRAKAKTRSSRAGLQFPVGRVHRLLRKGNYAQRVGAGAPVYLAAVLEYLTAEILELAGNAARDNKKSRIIPRHLQLAVRNDEELNRLLGGVTIAQGGVLPNIQAVLLPKKTESHKPAKSSK; encoded by the coding sequence ATGTCTGGAAGAGGCAAACAAGGCGGGAAAACTCGCGCCAAGGCCAAGACGCGCTCATCTCGGGCTGGGCTGCAGTTCCCAGTCGGCCGTGTGCACAGGCTGCTTCGGAAGGGAAATTATGCTCAGCGTGTGGGGGCCGGAGCCCCGGTCTATTTGGCCGCAGTGCTGGAGTATCTGACCGCTGAGATCCTGGAGTTGGCCGGTAACGCCGCCCGGGACAATAAGAAGTCCCGCATCATCCCCCGGCACCTGCAGCTCGCTGTGCGGAACGACGAGGAGCTGAACAGGCTGCTCGGAGGGGTCACCATCGCTCAGGGGGGTGTCCTGCCCAACATCCAGGCCGTGCTACTGCCCAAGAAAACCGAGAGCCACAAACCGGCCAAGAGCAGCAAGTGA
- the LOC142485736 gene encoding histone H4 produces the protein MTGRGKGGKGLGKGGAKRHRKVLRDNIQGITKPAIRRLARRGGVKRISGLIYEETRGVLKVFLENVIRDAVTYTEHAKRKTVTAMDVVYALKRQGRTLYGFGG, from the coding sequence ATGACTGGTCGCGGCAAAGGAGGAAAAGGGCTCGGGAAAGGAGGTGCCAAGAGGCACAGGAAGGTTCTTCGTGACAACATCCAAGGCATTACCAAGCCAGCTATCCGCCGCCTGGCTCGCAGAGGAGGAGTGAAGCGCATCTCCGGTCTCATCTATGAAGAGACCCGTGGGGTGCTCAAGGTTTTCCTGGAGAATGTGATCCGGGACGCGGTCACCTACACCGAGCACGCTAAGAGGAAGACAGTCACCGCTATGGACGTGGTGTATGCTCTCAAGCGCCAGGGCCGCACTCTCTATGGATTCGGAGGCTAA